The segment ATGTCCTATTATGTACAATTTGATGAATTACTCATTCCTTGGCATTTTTTAGCCGCTATCGACCAATATGAAAGAAATCTACAATCCGTTCGTAAAGATATTCCAACAAGAGATGGCTATTTGGCTATCCAATTTTCAGATGAATATTGGTCAGGAGCATTAAACCCTATAAAAGAAGATACAAATCCTGAAACCATTAGCTACTTTGGAGGAATGGGCTTAGATGGAAATAATGATGGTATTGCAAGCCCACAAGATGATGAAGATGTTATTTTCTCGATGGCTAGCTATTTAGGCAAATTTGGCAACACAGATGAAGACTTTAAATTAGCGTTATGGGAATATTACGGCAGCGAAGAAGCTGTTAATCAAATTGTGACGATTTCGACATTATACAGGCACTTTAAAACAACAGAGCTGGATGACCATACCTTTCCAGTTAGCATTCAGTCTAATTATAGCTACAGGGGCACATGGGGAGCAAATAGAGGCTGGGGTGGACGTCGTATCCATGAAGGCACAGATATTTTTGCAAACTATGGAACACCTGTCTTATCTACCTCATATGGCATTGTTGAGATAAAAGGCTGGAATCAATTTGGTGGCTGGCGTATTGGTATTCGTGACAATCATAATTCCTATCATTATTATGCCCATCTTGGTAGCTATCATAAGGATATTGAAGTAGGTACAATTGTAAAGCCAGGCACTGTTCTTGGCTATGTTGGCAGCTCTGGCTATGGTAAAGAAGGAACATCTGGTAAATTCCCTCCACATCTGCACTATGGTATTTACAAATTTAATGGCAGAACCGAATGGGCATTTGACCCATATCCTTCCTTATTACAATGGGAGCGTCAGGCAAAAAATCAAAAACAATAAATGGATTTTATTAAGAGCACTTCAAGCATTTTGCTGAAAGTGCTTTTTTAATAAACATATCTCAAAAAGGTATCAAATAGTTGTTATACTACTATATATTTTTGATTATTTATGGAATTGTATAAGCGAAACTATTATACTAAAAAACTATTTTCAATAAAGTTCTTAAGTATTCATAAAAATAGGTATAAAATAATAATTATTATTGATCAATATGCTCTATATGGAATAAGTAATGAGGTGGGAACATGAAAAGGATTTTCCAATTTAAAACACTGAAAGCTCGCATTTTAAGTGCATTTATACTTTTATTAACAATTGTCATTAGCTTTACAAGCTACACTTATATTTCCAATACAAATATGGAAAAACAAGCGGAAAGCTTAGTACAGGAAGATTTAATTGTCTTAAATGCAAGTAAGAACTTAGCACTTTCTATGAGTGTTCGTTTATCAGCAGCCTTTAACTTTATCTCAACAGGTGATATAGCTCATAAAGAAACATTTAATGATTATCGTGCAATGGCTGGTGAGGAGCTAAATAACCAGCTACAGCAATTTAAAGTTTAATGAAAAATAGCAAGCGGGTGTTTCAAAAGTCGTTTGAAACACCCACTTGCTATTGCCATTGTCGAATAGGAACCCTTTCCAATTCATGGCGCTTAATAATAACGCTAATCTTTTGAAACCATTGCTCACATAGTTCCAATGCTTCCTCATATTCATCTGTATCCCTTTCAATTGGATGGTCACTATTTTCCATAAATATATATTCAACAATAGGGGCTGCTAGATGATCCACAACTAGCTTTAATGATAGCTGTGAAACTGTATCTTCCTCCTCAAGCTCCTCCATTTCATCTAATAATGAGCTACCTATTAAATAGTTTTTCGCTTTTCGTATAGTTGCTTCATCCTCCACCACTGCTACCTCATATATTTTATTAAATGGAATTTCTATTACTTTGAGCGGGTCATCCAATGCTTCTCGCTGTGCTACAATCAGCATATTCGTTTGCTCATTTAACAATAAAGCATGTAAAACATCCTGTGATATTGTGCATTGTGTATGAGGAATAGCTGTTATCTCTGCCTCACTTGCCTCCCGCATATTCGCTAAATGCTGCATTTCACTATAACGCGCTTTTATATAACGCACGCTGCCTATACCAACTAAAGCTATACCAATGATAAAAAAGAGCTGCTGAATAATCATCAGCTCAATAGCATTTGCTAGAACAAGATAGATAATCCCCAATAAAATGAAAAAAATAATTTTCATTGCTCTCCCGCCCTTAAGTAAGATAATTGCTAGAAAAAATCCTGTGATATACTAGCAATCATATTCTTAAGACTATCTTTTCATACTTCTTTGCTACAAAAAAAGACATCGAGATTGAATTTCTCGATGTCTTTCACTCACTTACCCCTAAGTGTTTGAATATATTATACGTTTTGTGTTACAAGGAGCACTGATGGTATAAAGGATAGCGCAAACATCGCTACATACCATAGTGACGTACGACGTAATGAAAAACGAACTTTTTTACGTTCTGCATAAAAAATATCTAACATAATTGCAACAATAAAAGGCATTGTAATACATGCAATAGCTACTAATAAGATGTCAAAATAAATCATACAAGCACCCCTTTATTTGTGAACACTTTTCATCTTTTTTGTGAACATTTTGTGATAAGTCAATTGTACATAATTCCGTCACAAATTGTCAACAATTTTTAAAGAAAAAAGGATGCTTTTAGATTGACAAGTATATTAGTCTCTATATTTATATGTTAAGCCTCTTAAAAAATTGCGTACAAAGCGATCACCGCATTCTTTATAATTGCGATGGCTCGGGTTTCTTAAAATAGCCCCTAGCTCGCTTTTCGAAACATTCACACCACCCTCATATAAAATATCAAGCATATCTTCACTTGTTAAAGCTAAAGCAATTTTTACTTTCTTTAACAGCATATTATTTGGGCTTTCTTTTCCTGTAACAGGTGCTGGCCCTTCAGCCTGTCCTTCTGCTGTTTTTTGAGGTCCACGTTTAAATGTAATAAAGCCATTTAAAAAGGCCTCAAGCATTTTATTATTACATTTAATGTATACTTCTGGTGCTTCTTCCTCATCATTTACTTTAATCAGCATATTTAACACATCTTCTTTTGTGTAGTCCAGACCACCTAGCTTAAAAAT is part of the Lysinibacillus sp. FSL K6-0232 genome and harbors:
- a CDS encoding YehS family protein gives rise to the protein MTNNDILIRLRYAFDIKNTEMVKIFKLGGLDYTKEDVLNMLIKVNDEEEAPEVYIKCNNKMLEAFLNGFITFKRGPQKTAEGQAEGPAPVTGKESPNNMLLKKVKIALALTSEDMLDILYEGGVNVSKSELGAILRNPSHRNYKECGDRFVRNFLRGLTYKYRD
- a CDS encoding M23 family metallopeptidase; the encoded protein is MYRHCQFLLLFMLLGAFLCPIPSFAKEELTEAELLQQRMSYYVQFDELLIPWHFLAAIDQYERNLQSVRKDIPTRDGYLAIQFSDEYWSGALNPIKEDTNPETISYFGGMGLDGNNDGIASPQDDEDVIFSMASYLGKFGNTDEDFKLALWEYYGSEEAVNQIVTISTLYRHFKTTELDDHTFPVSIQSNYSYRGTWGANRGWGGRRIHEGTDIFANYGTPVLSTSYGIVEIKGWNQFGGWRIGIRDNHNSYHYYAHLGSYHKDIEVGTIVKPGTVLGYVGSSGYGKEGTSGKFPPHLHYGIYKFNGRTEWAFDPYPSLLQWERQAKNQKQ